From the genome of Spinacia oleracea cultivar Varoflay chromosome 2, BTI_SOV_V1, whole genome shotgun sequence, one region includes:
- the LOC110803838 gene encoding bifunctional riboflavin kinase/FMN phosphatase-like isoform X4, producing MISKMSIASPVKKLVSSVILDLDGTLLNTGANRLINHLHGHGIPIALASNSPRPFIEKKLSYHQGWKDSFSVVIGGDEVKAGKPSPDLFLEAAKRLNVQPSSCLVIEDSIPGVTAGKAAGMKVIAVPSLPKQSHLYTMADEVINSLFDLRPEQWSLPPFEDWIDGTLPIEPWNIGGPVIKGFGRGSKVLGIPTANLSTDSYSSLLSEYPSGVYFGWAGVSKRGIYKMVMSIGWNPYFNNPEKTIEPWLLHEFEDDFYGEELRLVVVGYIRPEANFPSLESLIAKIHEDGRIAESALDLPGYSKYKDDPYFK from the exons GGGCCAACCGGTTGATTAATCATTTGCATGGTCATGGAATACCAATCGCCTTGGCCTCAAACTCTCCAAGACCTTTCATTGAGAAGAAATTATCCTATCATCAGG GCTGGAAAGATTCATTTTCTGTTGTAATTGGTGGAGATGAGGTTAAGGCTGGAAAGCCATCTCCTGATTT GTTCCTTGAAGCAGCCAAAAGGCTGAACGTCCAACCTTCCAGTTGCCTCGTGATTGAAGATTCTAT ACCCGGTGTTACTGCGGGCAAGGCTGCTGGAATGAAAGTGATTGCTGTACCGTCACTGCCAAAACAATCGCATCTCTACACAATGGCGGATGAAGTCATTAATTCTCTTTTTGATTTACGTCCAGAGCAATGGAGCTTGCCTCCATTTGAAGATT GGATTGATGGAACTCTTCCTATAGAACCTTGGAACATTGGTGGTCCTGTCATTAAGGGATTTGGCCGTGGGTCAAAGGTTCTTGGCATCCCTACAG CTAATTTGTCCACTGACAGCTACTCAAGTCTTCTCTCTGAATATCCATCTGGTGTATACTTTGGTTGGGCGGGAGTTTCCAAACGAGGAATTTACAAGATGGTTATGAGCATTGGCTGGAATCCTTACTTCAATAATCCAGAAAAGACAATA gaaCCTTGGCTGCTTCATGAGTTTGAAGATGACTTTTATGGAGAAGAATTACGTCTCGTTGTTGTTGGTTATATACGACCTGAg GCCAATTTTCCTTCTTTGGAAAGTCTTATTGCAAAAATTCACGAGGATGGGAGAATAGCAGAGAGCGCTCTTGATCTTCCCGGTTACTCAAAATACAAAGATGACCCTTATTTTAAATAG
- the LOC130467106 gene encoding uncharacterized protein codes for MSTIEVTNDINDGAHNEHNVHVNDDTIYEDVAHDDPYDDQPIEDHKERMERLETVSTMLAELIKDTQKQKSTNANENASMFKKFSSLNPPSYDGKPDPVEFEDWINRIDQLFETLQCPKEWRVDFAVFYLTGQASLWWKVNKERKNEPRFGWTELQKLLRDKFYPPSLRKQKEDEFLHLQQGTMSVMEYANKFMELSRFAPELVSTEQSRMNRFERGLHLKYQDRLATQRFTSYQDMVDIAVNVERVVLLREAQNVGDKRKNDNQNHGGAKRPNQGNHNHRRNDSRDQGYNDRATRKVWCAKCGKRNHTESECRAGTKTCYRCGGKDHFVRDCPKPPPTDTGRATSTNHERNNNNARVNHDPPRPPISGKAYMIRADKEEEDDANADTISI; via the coding sequence atgtcgactatcGAGGTGACTAACGATATTAACGATGGAGCTCACAACGAGCACAACGTCCATGTCAACGATGACACTATCTACGAGGATGTTGCCCATGATGATCCCTATGACGATCAACCTATCGAAGATCAcaaagaaaggatggaacgattagaAACCGTTAGCACGATGTTAGCTGAATTAATCAAAGATACTCAGAAACAGAAATCGACGAATGCGAACGAAAATGCGTCAatgttcaagaagttttcatcccTGAACCCACCATCTTATGATGGCAAGCCCGACCCTGTAGAattcgaggattggattaaccgcatagatcagttgtttgaaaccttgcaatgtcctaaggaatggagagtcgatttcgccgtgttttacttaacgggtcaagcaagtttatggtggaaagttaataagGAAAGGAAGAATGAGCCTAGATTTGGTTGGACCGAACTGCAAAAGTTACTGAGAgataagttttatccaccatctttgaggaaacaaaaggaagacgagtttctacacttgcaacaaggaacaatgagtgtTATGGAATATGCAAACAAGTTCATGGAATTGTCAAGATTTGCACCGGAGCTGGTATCAACAGAGCaatccaggatgaaccgttttgaGCGAGGTCTTCATTTGAAATACCAAGATAGATTGGCAactcaaaggtttacttcctatcaagatatggttgatattgcagttAATGTTGAACGAGTTGTATTACTTCGAGAAGCACAAAATGTTGGTGATAAAAGGAAGAATGATAATCAAAACCATGGAGGAGCTAAAAGGCCAAACCAAGGAAACCATAATCATAGAAGGAACGATAGTAGAGACCAAGGTTATAACGATAGAGCAACTCGTAAGGTATGGTGTGCTAAGTGTGGAAAGAGAAACCATACCGAAAGTGAATGTCGTGCAGGAACAAAGACATGTTatcgatgtggaggaaaagatcattttgTCAGAGACTGCCCTAAACCACCTCCCACAGATACTGGAAGAgcaacctcgaccaatcatgaacgaaacaacaacaatgcgaGGGTTAATCATGATCCACCTCGACCACCAATATCTGGAAAAGCTTACATGATTAGAGCtgataaggaagaagaagatgacgccaacgctgaTACTATTTCAATTTAG
- the LOC130467652 gene encoding uncharacterized protein codes for MLHGGLLLGGKLRLRGMDVDPSCSLCHMEQEVPSHLFRDCSVLANFWNNGVVAPLWPSSSPGSFANWCACFVRTLSRSSSSNRLLDAFVSSLWGIWIVRNDMCFRYAPWDPVRDLRHHCESHAPVHTLALASSAISHPHSLGRFDIRPAIDICIILDGAWMPVSNQAGVGWILRDPVSLATLGGGAQACVLGCALQAELLACLYVVRMASRRGYMRILLYSDSAILVCLVFSKCIAPMVVLWLVKDLRSLLSGFRGFSVGFSVLKVSHSMIRPAHDLAASAHRRQLLRHRF; via the exons ATGTTGCATGGCGGTCTTCTGTTGGGTGGGAAACTTAGGCTTCGTGGCATGGATGTGGACCCGTCTTGCTCTTTGTGTCATATGGAGCAGGAGGTGCCTTCTCATTTATTTAGGGATTGTTCCGTGCTTGCCAATTTTTGGAATAACGGTGTTGTGGCTCCTTTGTGGCCTTCCTCTTCTCCTGGTTCCTTTGCCAATTGGTGTGCTTGTTTTGTGAGGACTCTGTCCAGGTCTTCCTCCTCTAACCGCCTTCTGGACGCTTTTGTTTCCTCTCTCTGGGGAATTTGGATTGTTAGGAATGATATGTGTTTCCGTTACGCGCCTTGGGATCCAG TTCGTGACCTCCGTCACCATTGTGAATCTCATGCCCCAGTTCATACATTAGCTTTGGCATCTTCGGCCATTTCTCATCCTCATTCCTTGGGTAGGTTTGATATTCGCCCTGCCATTGATATTTGTATTATTTTGGATGGGGCTTGGATGCCCGTTTCAAATCAGGCTGGGGTGGGTTGGATTCTTCGGGATCCGGTGTCTTTAGCTACCTTAGGAGGAGGTGCTCAGGCTTGCGTGCTTGGTTGTGCGCTTCAGGCTGAGTTGTTAGCTTGTTTATATGTGGTTCGTATGGCTTCTAGGCGGGGTTATATGCGGATTCTTCTCTACTCTGATTCCGCTATTCTTGTTTGCCTTGTCTTTTCTAAATGTATTGCTCCAATGGTTGTGTTGTGGTTGGTGAAAGACCTTCGTTCTCTACTTTCTGGGTTCCGTGGGTTTTCTGTGGGGTTTTCTGTGCTGAAAGTCTCTCATTCTATGATTCGGCCTGCTCATGACCTGGCGGCTTCAGCTCATAGGCGTCAGCTTCTTCGGCATCGgttttag
- the LOC110803833 gene encoding uncharacterized protein isoform X1, which produces MSDSKGKVPRERSPSRLKSEVGDKDGDKKHMHQLQDALALESLPASDSKQEVKGASSMLDSKNNGKGERTGHSNTTAVPRRSYHQHDDRRTAARDGSRSGRRSTSERGWWKDSRGEDRAAHRSAPSDPKVREGKSRAEDKRGWWIDSRGEDRASHRSGPSDPKVREGKSGAEGGDSQVWRHDTFIEAEGDAQPSKKRRPFREEKLPVKSEDVDNAVVPERSKVSHPTGGTARWEQKAHDRRPLERNEHDRAYLRERSFSNRGRVENTGFPSRDRFNGVSNNGKFIGRENFGGRKGYHSSGGRVEKWKHDLYDEANRSPTPKKEEDPVAKVEALLSL; this is translated from the exons ATGTCCGATAGTAAAGGTAAAGTACCTAGGGAGAGAAGTCCCAGCAGACTAAAATCAGAAGTAGGGGATAAGGATGGAGATAAAAAGCACATGCATCAACTTCAAGATGCTTTAGCTCTTGAGAGCTTGCCAGCTTCTGACTCTAAGCAAGAGGTTAAAGGTGCAAGCTCCATGTTGGATAGCAAGAATAATGGAAAAGGTGAAAGAACCGGTCATTCAAATACAACAGCAGTCCCTCGTCGATCTTATCATCAG CATGATGACCGTCGTACTGCCGCCCGAGATGGCAGCCGCTCTGGACGCAGGTCGACATCTG AACGTGGATGGTGGAAAGATTCAAGAGGCGAAGACCGAGCAGCACATAGATCAGCACCTTCTGATCCAAAAGTAAGGGAGGGAAAATCTCGAGCAGAAGATA AACGTGGATGGTGGATAGATTCCAGAGGCGAAGACCGAGCATCACATAGATCAGGACCTTCTGATCCAAAGGTGAGGGAGGGAAAATCCGGAGCTGAAGGTGGTGACAGTCAGGTCTGGCGACATGATACATTCATAGAAGCGGAGGGTGATGCACAACCTAGTAAAAAAAGACGTCCATTTCGAGAAGAGAAACTTCCAGTGAAGTCTGAGGATGTGGATAATGCTGTTGTTCCTGAACGTAGTAAGGTTTCCCATCCTACTGGGGGGACTGCAAGGTGGGAACAAAAAGCTCATGATCGTCGCCCGTTGGAAAGGAATGAGCATGATCGAGCATATTTAAGGGAGAGGTCGTTTTCGAACCGAGGACGAGTAGAAAATACTGGTTTTCCTTCCAGGGACAGGTTTAATGGTGTTAGTAATAATGGGAAATTCATTGGAAGGGAGAATTTTGGTGGAAGAAAAGGTTATCATTCGAGTGGCGGTCGGGTTGAGAAGTGGAAGCATGACTTGTATGACGAGGCTAATAGAAGCCCAACCCCTAAAAAGGAGGAAGATCCTGTTGCAAAGGTGGAAGCATTACTTTCTTTGTAG
- the LOC110803833 gene encoding uncharacterized protein isoform X2, with amino-acid sequence MHQLQDALALESLPASDSKQEVKGASSMLDSKNNGKGERTGHSNTTAVPRRSYHQHDDRRTAARDGSRSGRRSTSERGWWKDSRGEDRAAHRSAPSDPKVREGKSRAEDKRGWWIDSRGEDRASHRSGPSDPKVREGKSGAEGGDSQVWRHDTFIEAEGDAQPSKKRRPFREEKLPVKSEDVDNAVVPERSKVSHPTGGTARWEQKAHDRRPLERNEHDRAYLRERSFSNRGRVENTGFPSRDRFNGVSNNGKFIGRENFGGRKGYHSSGGRVEKWKHDLYDEANRSPTPKKEEDPVAKVEALLSL; translated from the exons ATGCATCAACTTCAAGATGCTTTAGCTCTTGAGAGCTTGCCAGCTTCTGACTCTAAGCAAGAGGTTAAAGGTGCAAGCTCCATGTTGGATAGCAAGAATAATGGAAAAGGTGAAAGAACCGGTCATTCAAATACAACAGCAGTCCCTCGTCGATCTTATCATCAG CATGATGACCGTCGTACTGCCGCCCGAGATGGCAGCCGCTCTGGACGCAGGTCGACATCTG AACGTGGATGGTGGAAAGATTCAAGAGGCGAAGACCGAGCAGCACATAGATCAGCACCTTCTGATCCAAAAGTAAGGGAGGGAAAATCTCGAGCAGAAGATA AACGTGGATGGTGGATAGATTCCAGAGGCGAAGACCGAGCATCACATAGATCAGGACCTTCTGATCCAAAGGTGAGGGAGGGAAAATCCGGAGCTGAAGGTGGTGACAGTCAGGTCTGGCGACATGATACATTCATAGAAGCGGAGGGTGATGCACAACCTAGTAAAAAAAGACGTCCATTTCGAGAAGAGAAACTTCCAGTGAAGTCTGAGGATGTGGATAATGCTGTTGTTCCTGAACGTAGTAAGGTTTCCCATCCTACTGGGGGGACTGCAAGGTGGGAACAAAAAGCTCATGATCGTCGCCCGTTGGAAAGGAATGAGCATGATCGAGCATATTTAAGGGAGAGGTCGTTTTCGAACCGAGGACGAGTAGAAAATACTGGTTTTCCTTCCAGGGACAGGTTTAATGGTGTTAGTAATAATGGGAAATTCATTGGAAGGGAGAATTTTGGTGGAAGAAAAGGTTATCATTCGAGTGGCGGTCGGGTTGAGAAGTGGAAGCATGACTTGTATGACGAGGCTAATAGAAGCCCAACCCCTAAAAAGGAGGAAGATCCTGTTGCAAAGGTGGAAGCATTACTTTCTTTGTAG
- the LOC110803834 gene encoding uncharacterized protein isoform X1, which translates to MNSLKKMATGLPSNPTLTASGRGRDEIYVATTALRASKGPAQILMSAAYSLNLWHLQHFMLIIKPSITPTSPSTFQGIVFDFQPQDPENIYVALAALTGRPIPGTILVRKISKLPKKRCWYIGQSKFPNAVEAAYTFNSTWETDLRIGDHDCRHYTNGLAEMLTGEKNILGHLQQGTNR; encoded by the exons ATGAATTCACTAAAAAAAATGGCGACCGGGCTTCCAAGCAATCCGACATTAACGGCCTCAGGCAGGGGTAGAGATGAAATTTATGTGGCAACGACGGCACTGAGAGCGAGCAAGGGACCTGCTCAGATACTTATGTCTGCTGCCTATTCTCTCAACTTATGGCATCTTCAGCATTTCATgctcatcatcaaaccttccATCACTCCTACATCTCCTTCCACCTTCCAG ggtatagtgtttgattttcagCCTCAGGATCCTGAAAACATATATGTGGCTCTGGCTGCTTTGACTGGTAGACCTATCCCAG GTACTATTCTGGTAAGAAAAATTAGCAAACTGCCCAAGAAAAGATGTTGGTACATAGGCCAATCCAAGTTCCCAAATGCTGTAGAAGCCGCTTATACATTCAACAGCACCTGGGAAACCGACTTACGCATTGGCGACCATGATTGTCGTCACTATACCAATG GACTCGCAGAAATGTTGACTGGGGAGAAAAACATACTGGGGCACCTTCAACAAGGAACTAATCGTTAA
- the LOC110803834 gene encoding uncharacterized protein isoform X2, whose amino-acid sequence MNSLKKMATGLPSNPTLTASGRGRDEIYVATTALRASKGPAQILMSAAYSLNLWHLQHFMLIIKPSITPTSPSTFQGIVFDFQPQDPENIYVALAALTGRPIPGTILVRKISKLPKKRCWYIGQSKFPNAVEAAYTFNSTWETDLRIGDHDCRHYTNEMLTGEKNILGHLQQGTNR is encoded by the exons ATGAATTCACTAAAAAAAATGGCGACCGGGCTTCCAAGCAATCCGACATTAACGGCCTCAGGCAGGGGTAGAGATGAAATTTATGTGGCAACGACGGCACTGAGAGCGAGCAAGGGACCTGCTCAGATACTTATGTCTGCTGCCTATTCTCTCAACTTATGGCATCTTCAGCATTTCATgctcatcatcaaaccttccATCACTCCTACATCTCCTTCCACCTTCCAG ggtatagtgtttgattttcagCCTCAGGATCCTGAAAACATATATGTGGCTCTGGCTGCTTTGACTGGTAGACCTATCCCAG GTACTATTCTGGTAAGAAAAATTAGCAAACTGCCCAAGAAAAGATGTTGGTACATAGGCCAATCCAAGTTCCCAAATGCTGTAGAAGCCGCTTATACATTCAACAGCACCTGGGAAACCGACTTACGCATTGGCGACCATGATTGTCGTCACTATACCAATG AAATGTTGACTGGGGAGAAAAACATACTGGGGCACCTTCAACAAGGAACTAATCGTTAA